A region from the Gossypium hirsutum isolate 1008001.06 chromosome A08, Gossypium_hirsutum_v2.1, whole genome shotgun sequence genome encodes:
- the LOC107930500 gene encoding uncharacterized protein, whose protein sequence is MGMESVPKVSPTPTLGTGGLHNGDQAAAKTWCGSAFQMPLHYPRYTEADYEAMPEWKVDCLLKEYGLPITGDVEQKRSFAMGAFLWPR, encoded by the coding sequence ATGGGTATGGAATCAGTACCCAAGGTATCGCCGACTCCAACCCTAGGCACCGGCGGCCTGCACAACGGTGATCAAGCGGCGGCTAAAACCTGGTGCGGCAGCGCCTTTCAGATGCCGCTGCATTACCCAAGGTACACCGAAGCTGATTACGAAGCCATGCCTGAGTGGAAAGTTGATTGTTTGCTTAAAGAATACGGACTACCCATCACCGGCGACGTTGAGCAGAAGAGAAGCTTCGCCATGGGAGCTTTTCTGTGGCCTCGTTAG
- the LOC107930512 gene encoding uncharacterized protein isoform X2: MGEHEGWTAQQAPSGLLPNGLLPNEATSMIRILDSERWTKAEERTAELIACIQPNAPSEGRRNAVADYVERLIAKCFPCQVFTFGSVPLKTYLPDGDIDLTAFSKDQNLKDSWAHLVRDMLQNEEKHENAEFQVKEVQYIQAEVKIIKCLVENIVVDISFNQLGGLCTLCFLEEVDLLINQNHLFKRSIILIKAWCYYESRILGAHHGLISTYALETLVLYIFHVFNNSFSGPLEVLYRFLEFFSKYDWENFCVSLWGPVPIRSLPDITAEPPRRDGGDLLLSKYFLDTCSSRYAVCQENQGQPFVSKYFNVIDPLRLNNNLGRSVSKGNFFRIRSAFAFGAKKLARLLDCPKGDLYYEVNQFFMNTWERHGCGQRPDAPRNDLWSLRFSNSDHTRGSKTVRNNSSSKGNHISSGHETQAEEVQVSCGVPSHNHPSESTISDVSTVFHSQRSYGSMSNSKTSDQVRRNCNSNQNVHNDTGQRNSKAENLVTDVQGRYIFARTRSSPELTETYEEATSQGRWNRMQESGEKTQIGSMRSDTNRRNNMGSVMVASYNIKSCDDPSSTRQTSTRQSIAAAVDPNSLRNGNQDDLGLGTTAQDFSSIPGSQGMHQEEQDLVNMITSSTTHGFNGQVPVPLNLAAGHLPFSLQSLSTGYNQRNLGGIVPANIQMFPHGLVSPPLAHYISGIELPSNAENSIEPSSGNFGSSELNPGEVEHELHHEHDRGSVGGFYLDNGNFEIRPSDDNQLSTSAGYKAGSSGQKFTKETRESNREHHLDVCQFQDNRASDVYFDERNASSISMPASHTNSLRSKTSSESSWEGSSARASKSAGEKRGRKTAASVLHFAASGKGKSVSECSSQAEDDGRDWNPPSIGGTEMVERTIGPQPVGSFPVPKHQMPGEEAQTSGPDSPLPIAPFLLGPDSGQRTMDNSGVPPLAFTITGPPVPFLFCPVYNIPAETGTPEASTSHFSWDEGLDNNDSGKMLESSEGLDQSEVLSSMRKVSSLDPSEHKSDILNSDIASHWQNLLYGQFCQNSQYPPNSLYPSPVVVPPIYLQGHFPWDGPGRPLSYNMNLFSQLMNYGPHVLPVTPLQSVSNRPATFQRYVDEMPRYRSGTGTYLPNPKVSMRERPSANTRRGKYNPDRNDHHGDKEGNSNANTKSRAAGHNHGRNQNDKSRFTFDQFAGESRAERPWGSHRHDSFTSYQSWNGTVHSNSSQSSPASMPYGMYPLAAMNPNRVSSNGPTFPSVVMLYPFDHNSPTEQLEFGSLGPFSFSGMNEVSQPSDGSSSTGVFDEQRFYATSAQRSSPDQPSSPTPTTKDPCPRRIAIER; the protein is encoded by the exons ATGGGAGAGCATGAAGGGTGGACGGCGCAGCAGGCACCGAGCGGGCTATTGCCGAACGGTTTGTTACCCAATGAAGCCACCTCTATGATTAGGATACTTGACTCGGAACGATGGACGAAGGCTGAGGAAAGAACTGCTGAACTCATTGCCTGCATACAGCCCAATGCACCCTCGGAAGGTCGCCGTAATGCTGTTGCTGACTATGTTGAGCGCCTCATCGCCAAATGCTTCCCTTGTCAG GTCTTTACTTTTGGGTCCGTGCCCCTCAAGACATATTTGCCAGATGGGGATATCGACTTAACAGCTTTCAGCAAGGATCAAAATTTGAAAGATTCTTGGGCTCATCTGGTTCGTGATATGCTGCAAAATGAAGAAAAGCACGAGAATGCTGAATTCCAAGTGAAAGAAGTTCAATACATTCAGGCTGAG GTGAAGATAATAAAGTGCCTCGTAGAAAATATTGTGGTAGACATTTCATTTAATCAGCTTGGTGGATTATGTACTCTTTGTTTCCTTGAAGAG GTTGATCTTTTGATAAATCAGAACCATTTGTTCAAACGTAGTATCATATTGATAAAGGCATGGTGTTATTATGAGAGCCGTATACTGGGTGCTCATCATGGACTTATCTCAACCTACGCCCTGGAAACCTTAGTTCTTTACATATTCCATGTTTTCAATAATTCCTTTTCTGGACCACTCGAG GTCCTGTATCGTTTTCTTGAGTTCTTTAGCAAGTATGATTGGGAAAATTTTTGTGTTAGCCTCTGGGGTCCTGTCCCAATTCGTTCGCTGCCAGACATAACAG CCGAACCTCCTCGAAGAGATGGTGGAGACTTGTTACTTAGCAAATATTTTCTTGACACTTGTAGTTCAAGATATGCTGTTTGCCAGGAAAACCAGGGCCAACCATTTGTTTCTAAATATTTCAATGTAATTGATCCTTTGCGTTTAAATAACAATCTTGGACGTAGTGTTAGTAAAG GTAATTTCTTTAGGATACGCAGTGCGTTTGCATTTGGAGCTAAAAAGTTGGCAAGACTACTTGATTGTCCCAAAGGGGACCTGTATTATGAAGTAAATCAATTCTTTATGAATACATGGGAAAGGCATGGCTGTGGCCAACGTCCTGATGCACCAAGGAATGATTTGTGGTCTTTGAGATTTTCAAATTCAGACCACACTCGTGGATCTAAGACTGTCAGAAACAATTCAAGCAGCAAGGGAAATCATATTTCCTCTGGGCATGAAACTCAAGCTGAAGAAGTTCAAGTATCTTGTGGTGTTCCCTCACATAATCATCCATCGGAAAGCACAATTAGTGATGTATCTACTGTTTTTCATAGCCAAAGGAGCTATGGCAGCATGAGCAACTCAAAGACCTCCGATCAGGTTAGACGGAATTGTAATTCCAATCAGAATGTTCATAATGATACAGGCCAGAGGAATTCTAAAGCGGAGAATTTGGTGACTGATGTTCAAGGAAGATATATTTTTGCAAGGACACGTTCGAGTCCTGAGCTTACTGAAACTTATGAGGAAGCTACTTCTCAAGGAAGGTGGAACAGAATGCAAGAGAGTGGGGAAAAAACACAGATTGGTTCGATGCGATCAGATACTAACAGGAGGAATAATATGGGATCTGTTATGGTGGCAAGCTATAACATTAAATCATGTGATGATCCTTCATCTACAAGGCAAACGTCAACCCGTCAAAGCATTGCTGCTGCTGTTGATCCAAACAGTCTTCGTAATGGTAATCAAGACGATTTAGGCTTGGGAACCACGGCTCAGGACTTCTCTTCGATTCCAGGTTCACAAGGAATGCATCAAGAAGAGCAGGATTTAGTGAACATGATCACATCTTCTACAACTCATGGCTTTAATGGTCAGGTTCCTGTTCCGCTAAATTTAGCTGCAGGTCACTTACCTTTTTCTCTCCAGTCTCTATCAACTGGCTACAATCAGAGAAATTTGGGAGGGATTGTTCCCGCTAATATTCAAATGTTTCCGCATGGATTGGTTTCTCCTCCTTTGGCCCATTATATTTCTGGCATTGAATTACCCTCAAATGCAGAGAATTCCATTGAGCCCAGTAGTGGTAATTTTGGTTCTTCAGAATTGAACCCAGGGGAAGTGGAACATGAGTTACATCATGAACACGACAGAGGCTCTGTTGGTGGTTTTTATCTTGATAATGGAAATTTTGAAATCCGTCCATCAGATGATAACCAACTTTCAACTTCAGCTGGCTATAAGGCTGGCAGCTCTGGACAGAAGTTTACAAAAGAAACTCGAGAGTCAAATAGGGAACATCATCTAGATGTTTGCCAATTTCAAGATAATAGAGCTAGTGATGTTTATTTTGATGAAAGAAATGCAAGTTCTATATCCATGCCTGCTTCGCATACTAATTCACTCAGAAGTAAAACCTCATCAGAAAGTTCTTGGGAAGGGTCTTCAGCAAGGGCCTCTAAGTCAGCTGGGGAGAAGCGAGGTAGGAAAACTGCTGCTTCTGTGCTTCACTTTGCTGCAAGTGGGAAAGGTAAGAGTGTATCTGAATGTTCCTCCCAGGCAGAGGACGATGGCAGAGATTGGAATCCACCATCAATAGGGGGCACTGAAATGGTGGAAAGAACTATTGGACCTCAGCCAGTTGGTTCTTTTCCTGTTCCAAAGCATCAAATGCCTGGTGAGGAAGCTCAAACAAGTGGACCAGATTCACCGTTACCTATTGCTCCATTCCTCTTAGGTCCAGATTCAGGCCAAAGAACAATGGATAATTCTGGAGTTCCTCCATTGGCCTTCACGATAACAGGGCCACCCGTTCCATTTTTGTTCTGTCCTGTGTACAACATTCCAGCAGAAACGGGAACTCCAGAAGCATCAACAAGCCATTTTAGTTGGGATGAAGGTTTGGATAACAATGATTCTGGTAAAATGCTTGAATCATCTGAGGGACTTGATCAATCTGAGGTGCTAAGTTCTATGAGAAAGGTTTCATCTCTTGACCCATCAGAGCATAAATCTGACATTCTTAACAGTGACATTGCTAGCCATTGGCAGAACTTGCTGTATGGACAGTTTTGCCAAAATTCACAATATCCTCCGAATTCGCTTTATCCTTCACCCGTCGTGGTGCCACCCATCTACTTACAAGGTCATTTCCCTTGGGATGGTCCTGGGAGACCTCTTTCTTACAACATGAATCTCTTTTCTCAACTTATGAATTATGGGCCTCATGTTCTTCCTGTTACTCCCCTCCAATCTGTTTCAAACAGACCTGCCACATTCCAAAGATATGTTGACGAAATGCCAAGATATCGCAGTGGTACCGGGACATACCTGCCAAACCCT AAAGTTTCAATGAGAGAACGCCCTTCTGCAAATACAAGGAGAGGAAAGTATAATCCTGATAGAAATGACCACCATGGTGATAAAGAAGGGAACTCGAATGCCAATACAAAGTCACGAGCTGCTGGGCACAACCATGGTCGCAACCAAAATGATAAATCAAGGTTCACATTTGACCAATTTGCTGGTGAGAGCAGAGCTGAGAGGCCCTGGGGTTCACATAGACATGATTCATTTACTTCATACCAGTCTTGGAACGGAACAGTCCACTCAAACTCTTCACAAAGTAGCCCTGCCAGTATGCCATATGGCATGTACCCACTTGCAGCCATGAACCCCAATAGGGTGTCATCTAATGGACCTACCTTTCCGTCTGTGGTCATGCTGTATCCATTCGATCATAATTCCCCTACTGAACAGCTTGAATTTGGCTCTCTTGGACCATTTAGTTTCTCAGGCATGAATGAAGTATCACAGCCAAGTGATGGAAGTAGCTCCACTGGAGTATTTGATGAGCAAAGGTTTTATGCTACCTCTGCTCAACGGTCATCACCCGACCAGCCTTCCTCACCCACACCCACCACCAAAG ATCCATGTCCTAGAAGAATCGCAATTGAAAGATGA
- the LOC107930513 gene encoding mitochondrial adenine nucleotide transporter ADNT1, producing MASEDVKTSESAVSTIVNLAEEAKLAREGVKAPSYAILSICKSLVAGGVAGGLSRTAVAPLERLKILLQVQNPHSIEYNGTVQGLKYIWRTEGFRGLFKGNGTNCARIVPNSAVKFFSYEQASKGILYLYQQQTGNEDAQLTPLLRLGAGACAGIIAMSATYPMDMVRDRLTVQTDSSPYQYRGMFHALSTVLRQEGPRALHKGWLPSVIGVIPYVGLNFAVYESLKDWLIKNKQFGFAEDSELSVTTRLACGAAAGTVGQTVAYPLDVIRRRMEMVGWKDAASVVTGDGRNKAPLEYTGMIDAFRKTVRHEGFGALYKGLVPNSVKVVPSIAIAFVTYEVVKDILGVEIRISD from the exons ATGGCTTCGGAGGATGTGAAGACTAGCGAATCGGCGGTTTCGACGATCGTTAATTTAGCCGAGGAAGCGAAGCTTGCGAGAGAGGGCGTCAAGGCACCTAGCTATGCTATTCTTAGCATCTGCAAGTCTCTCGTTGCCGGCGGCGTGGCCGGTGGACT GTCACGAACTGCCGTTGCTCCTTTGGAACGTTTAAAGATTTTACTTCAg GTTCAGAATCCACATAGTATAGAATACAACGGAACGGTTCAAGGCTTGAAGTACATTTGGAGAACGGAAGGTTTTCGTGGATTATTCAAGGGCAATGGTACTAATTGTGCACGCATTGTTCCAAACTCTGCGGTCAAATTCTTCAGCTATGAGCAAGCTTCAAA GGGAATCCTGTATCTATATCAACAGCAAACTGGCAATG AAGATGCTCAACTCACTCCTCTTTTACGCCTTGGAGCTGGAGCATGTGCTGGAATAATTGCCATGTCTGCAACTTACCCAATGGACATGGTACGAGACAGGCTTACTGTACAG ACAGACAGCTCTCCTTATCAGTACAGAGGAATGTTCCATGCTCTGTCTACTGTGTTGCGGCAAGAAGGCCCACGGGCATTGCACAAGGGTTGGCTTCCTTCAGTCATTGGAGTT ATACCATATGTGGGTTTGAACTTTGCTGTGTACGAGTCTCTAaaagattggttaataaaaaataaacaattcgGATTTGCTGAGGACTCTGAGTTGAGTGTGACAACCAGGCTTGCTTGTGGGGCTGCTGCTGGAACTGTTGGGCAAACTGTTGCTTACCCTCTCGATGTCATCCGCAGAAGAATGGAAATGGTAGGATGGAAAGATGCTGCATCAGTTGTCACTGGTGATGGGAGGAATAAGGCTCCTCTTGAGTATACTGGCATGATCGATGCATTCAGGAAAACTGTTAGGCACGAGGGCTTTGGAGCATTATACAAGGGTCTGGTCCCTAATTCTGTGAAG GTTGTACCTTCAATAGCTATTGCGTTCGTGACATATGAGGTGGTGAAAGACATTTTAGGAGTTGAAATCAGAATATCAGACTAA
- the LOC107930499 gene encoding BTB/POZ domain-containing protein POB1 — MSTNSDDLQIASEDAVYDFVLKWARAQYPKLEDRREVLGSHLAQYIRFPYMTCRKLKKVLTCNDFDQDVASKLVLEALFYKADTPYRQRSLAAEESVTSNRRFIERAYKYRPVKVVEFELPRQQCVVYLDLKREECVNLFPSGRVYSQAFHLGGQGFFLSAHCNMDQQSSFHCLGLFLGMQEKGSASFAVDYEFAARLKPTEEFICKYKGNYTFTSGKAVGYRNLFAVPWTSFVAEDSIYFINGILHLRAELTIRLCS, encoded by the coding sequence atgtcTACTAATAGTGATGATCTTCAGATTGCATCCGAAGATGCGGTGTATGATTTCGTGTTGAAGTGGGCCAGGGCTCAATACCCAAAACTAGAAGACCGAAGAGAAGTGCTTGGTTCACACCTTGCGCAATATATTCGTTTCCCTTACATGACTTGCCGGAAACTTAAGAAGGTATTAACATGTAACGATTTTGATCAAGACGTGGCATCGAAACTTGTGCTCGAGGCCCTCTTTTACAAGGCTGATACCCCATATAGACAACGAAGCTTGGCTGCAGAGGAATCTGTAACCTCAAACCGTCGATTCATTGAGCGAGCTTACAAATATCGACCCGTTAAGGTAGTGGAATTCGAACTTCCTCGTCAGCAATGTGTCGTGTACCTTGACTTGAAGAGGGAGGAATGTGTAAACTTGTTCCCATCCGGACGAGTCTATTCTCAGGCATTCCACCTAGGGGGACAAGGTTTCTTCCTATCAGCACATTGTAACATGGACCAACAAAGCTCTTTCCATTGCTTGGGGTTGTTTTTAGGAATGCAGGAAAAGGGCTCCGCTAGTTTCGCGGTGGACTACGAATTCGCAGCAAGATTAAAGCCGACAGAAGAGTTTATTTGTAAATACAAAGGGAACTACACATTCACCAGCGGCAAGGCGGTTGGCTACAGGAATTTATTCGCTGTACCTTGGACATCTTTCGTGGCAGAAGATAGTATTTACTTTATAAATGGTATCCTCCATCTTAGGGCTGAGTTAACTATCAGATTGTGTTCCTAA
- the LOC107930512 gene encoding uncharacterized protein isoform X1 — translation MGEHEGWTAQQAPSGLLPNGLLPNEATSMIRILDSERWTKAEERTAELIACIQPNAPSEGRRNAVADYVERLIAKCFPCQVFTFGSVPLKTYLPDGDIDLTAFSKDQNLKDSWAHLVRDMLQNEEKHENAEFQVKEVQYIQAEVKIIKCLVENIVVDISFNQLGGLCTLCFLEEVDLLINQNHLFKRSIILIKAWCYYESRILGAHHGLISTYALETLVLYIFHVFNNSFSGPLEVLYRFLEFFSKYDWENFCVSLWGPVPIRSLPDITAEPPRRDGGDLLLSKYFLDTCSSRYAVCQENQGQPFVSKYFNVIDPLRLNNNLGRSVSKGNFFRIRSAFAFGAKKLARLLDCPKGDLYYEVNQFFMNTWERHGCGQRPDAPRNDLWSLRFSNSDHTRGSKTVRNNSSSKGNHISSGHETQAEEVQVSCGVPSHNHPSESTISDVSTVFHSQRSYGSMSNSKTSDQVRRNCNSNQNVHNDTGQRNSKAENLVTDVQGRYIFARTRSSPELTETYEEATSQGRWNRMQESGEKTQIGSMRSDTNRRNNMGSVMVASYNIKSCDDPSSTRQTSTRQSIAAAVDPNSLRNGNQDDLGLGTTAQDFSSIPGSQGMHQEEQDLVNMITSSTTHGFNGQVPVPLNLAAGHLPFSLQSLSTGYNQRNLGGIVPANIQMFPHGLVSPPLAHYISGIELPSNAENSIEPSSGNFGSSELNPGEVEHELHHEHDRGSVGGFYLDNGNFEIRPSDDNQLSTSAGYKAGSSGQKFTKETRESNREHHLDVCQFQDNRASDVYFDERNASSISMPASHTNSLRSKTSSESSWEGSSARASKSAGEKRGRKTAASVLHFAASGKGKSVSECSSQAEDDGRDWNPPSIGGTEMVERTIGPQPVGSFPVPKHQMPGEEAQTSGPDSPLPIAPFLLGPDSGQRTMDNSGVPPLAFTITGPPVPFLFCPVYNIPAETGTPEASTSHFSWDEGLDNNDSGKMLESSEGLDQSEVLSSMRKVSSLDPSEHKSDILNSDIASHWQNLLYGQFCQNSQYPPNSLYPSPVVVPPIYLQGHFPWDGPGRPLSYNMNLFSQLMNYGPHVLPVTPLQSVSNRPATFQRYVDEMPRYRSGTGTYLPNPKVSMRERPSANTRRGKYNPDRNDHHGDKEGNSNANTKSRAAGHNHGRNQNDKSRFTFDQFAGESRAERPWGSHRHDSFTSYQSWNGTVHSNSSQSSPASMPYGMYPLAAMNPNRVSSNGPTFPSVVMLYPFDHNSPTEQLEFGSLGPFSFSGMNEVSQPSDGSSSTGVFDEQRFYATSAQRSSPDQPSSPTPTTKGDFDIIARSMS, via the exons ATGGGAGAGCATGAAGGGTGGACGGCGCAGCAGGCACCGAGCGGGCTATTGCCGAACGGTTTGTTACCCAATGAAGCCACCTCTATGATTAGGATACTTGACTCGGAACGATGGACGAAGGCTGAGGAAAGAACTGCTGAACTCATTGCCTGCATACAGCCCAATGCACCCTCGGAAGGTCGCCGTAATGCTGTTGCTGACTATGTTGAGCGCCTCATCGCCAAATGCTTCCCTTGTCAG GTCTTTACTTTTGGGTCCGTGCCCCTCAAGACATATTTGCCAGATGGGGATATCGACTTAACAGCTTTCAGCAAGGATCAAAATTTGAAAGATTCTTGGGCTCATCTGGTTCGTGATATGCTGCAAAATGAAGAAAAGCACGAGAATGCTGAATTCCAAGTGAAAGAAGTTCAATACATTCAGGCTGAG GTGAAGATAATAAAGTGCCTCGTAGAAAATATTGTGGTAGACATTTCATTTAATCAGCTTGGTGGATTATGTACTCTTTGTTTCCTTGAAGAG GTTGATCTTTTGATAAATCAGAACCATTTGTTCAAACGTAGTATCATATTGATAAAGGCATGGTGTTATTATGAGAGCCGTATACTGGGTGCTCATCATGGACTTATCTCAACCTACGCCCTGGAAACCTTAGTTCTTTACATATTCCATGTTTTCAATAATTCCTTTTCTGGACCACTCGAG GTCCTGTATCGTTTTCTTGAGTTCTTTAGCAAGTATGATTGGGAAAATTTTTGTGTTAGCCTCTGGGGTCCTGTCCCAATTCGTTCGCTGCCAGACATAACAG CCGAACCTCCTCGAAGAGATGGTGGAGACTTGTTACTTAGCAAATATTTTCTTGACACTTGTAGTTCAAGATATGCTGTTTGCCAGGAAAACCAGGGCCAACCATTTGTTTCTAAATATTTCAATGTAATTGATCCTTTGCGTTTAAATAACAATCTTGGACGTAGTGTTAGTAAAG GTAATTTCTTTAGGATACGCAGTGCGTTTGCATTTGGAGCTAAAAAGTTGGCAAGACTACTTGATTGTCCCAAAGGGGACCTGTATTATGAAGTAAATCAATTCTTTATGAATACATGGGAAAGGCATGGCTGTGGCCAACGTCCTGATGCACCAAGGAATGATTTGTGGTCTTTGAGATTTTCAAATTCAGACCACACTCGTGGATCTAAGACTGTCAGAAACAATTCAAGCAGCAAGGGAAATCATATTTCCTCTGGGCATGAAACTCAAGCTGAAGAAGTTCAAGTATCTTGTGGTGTTCCCTCACATAATCATCCATCGGAAAGCACAATTAGTGATGTATCTACTGTTTTTCATAGCCAAAGGAGCTATGGCAGCATGAGCAACTCAAAGACCTCCGATCAGGTTAGACGGAATTGTAATTCCAATCAGAATGTTCATAATGATACAGGCCAGAGGAATTCTAAAGCGGAGAATTTGGTGACTGATGTTCAAGGAAGATATATTTTTGCAAGGACACGTTCGAGTCCTGAGCTTACTGAAACTTATGAGGAAGCTACTTCTCAAGGAAGGTGGAACAGAATGCAAGAGAGTGGGGAAAAAACACAGATTGGTTCGATGCGATCAGATACTAACAGGAGGAATAATATGGGATCTGTTATGGTGGCAAGCTATAACATTAAATCATGTGATGATCCTTCATCTACAAGGCAAACGTCAACCCGTCAAAGCATTGCTGCTGCTGTTGATCCAAACAGTCTTCGTAATGGTAATCAAGACGATTTAGGCTTGGGAACCACGGCTCAGGACTTCTCTTCGATTCCAGGTTCACAAGGAATGCATCAAGAAGAGCAGGATTTAGTGAACATGATCACATCTTCTACAACTCATGGCTTTAATGGTCAGGTTCCTGTTCCGCTAAATTTAGCTGCAGGTCACTTACCTTTTTCTCTCCAGTCTCTATCAACTGGCTACAATCAGAGAAATTTGGGAGGGATTGTTCCCGCTAATATTCAAATGTTTCCGCATGGATTGGTTTCTCCTCCTTTGGCCCATTATATTTCTGGCATTGAATTACCCTCAAATGCAGAGAATTCCATTGAGCCCAGTAGTGGTAATTTTGGTTCTTCAGAATTGAACCCAGGGGAAGTGGAACATGAGTTACATCATGAACACGACAGAGGCTCTGTTGGTGGTTTTTATCTTGATAATGGAAATTTTGAAATCCGTCCATCAGATGATAACCAACTTTCAACTTCAGCTGGCTATAAGGCTGGCAGCTCTGGACAGAAGTTTACAAAAGAAACTCGAGAGTCAAATAGGGAACATCATCTAGATGTTTGCCAATTTCAAGATAATAGAGCTAGTGATGTTTATTTTGATGAAAGAAATGCAAGTTCTATATCCATGCCTGCTTCGCATACTAATTCACTCAGAAGTAAAACCTCATCAGAAAGTTCTTGGGAAGGGTCTTCAGCAAGGGCCTCTAAGTCAGCTGGGGAGAAGCGAGGTAGGAAAACTGCTGCTTCTGTGCTTCACTTTGCTGCAAGTGGGAAAGGTAAGAGTGTATCTGAATGTTCCTCCCAGGCAGAGGACGATGGCAGAGATTGGAATCCACCATCAATAGGGGGCACTGAAATGGTGGAAAGAACTATTGGACCTCAGCCAGTTGGTTCTTTTCCTGTTCCAAAGCATCAAATGCCTGGTGAGGAAGCTCAAACAAGTGGACCAGATTCACCGTTACCTATTGCTCCATTCCTCTTAGGTCCAGATTCAGGCCAAAGAACAATGGATAATTCTGGAGTTCCTCCATTGGCCTTCACGATAACAGGGCCACCCGTTCCATTTTTGTTCTGTCCTGTGTACAACATTCCAGCAGAAACGGGAACTCCAGAAGCATCAACAAGCCATTTTAGTTGGGATGAAGGTTTGGATAACAATGATTCTGGTAAAATGCTTGAATCATCTGAGGGACTTGATCAATCTGAGGTGCTAAGTTCTATGAGAAAGGTTTCATCTCTTGACCCATCAGAGCATAAATCTGACATTCTTAACAGTGACATTGCTAGCCATTGGCAGAACTTGCTGTATGGACAGTTTTGCCAAAATTCACAATATCCTCCGAATTCGCTTTATCCTTCACCCGTCGTGGTGCCACCCATCTACTTACAAGGTCATTTCCCTTGGGATGGTCCTGGGAGACCTCTTTCTTACAACATGAATCTCTTTTCTCAACTTATGAATTATGGGCCTCATGTTCTTCCTGTTACTCCCCTCCAATCTGTTTCAAACAGACCTGCCACATTCCAAAGATATGTTGACGAAATGCCAAGATATCGCAGTGGTACCGGGACATACCTGCCAAACCCT AAAGTTTCAATGAGAGAACGCCCTTCTGCAAATACAAGGAGAGGAAAGTATAATCCTGATAGAAATGACCACCATGGTGATAAAGAAGGGAACTCGAATGCCAATACAAAGTCACGAGCTGCTGGGCACAACCATGGTCGCAACCAAAATGATAAATCAAGGTTCACATTTGACCAATTTGCTGGTGAGAGCAGAGCTGAGAGGCCCTGGGGTTCACATAGACATGATTCATTTACTTCATACCAGTCTTGGAACGGAACAGTCCACTCAAACTCTTCACAAAGTAGCCCTGCCAGTATGCCATATGGCATGTACCCACTTGCAGCCATGAACCCCAATAGGGTGTCATCTAATGGACCTACCTTTCCGTCTGTGGTCATGCTGTATCCATTCGATCATAATTCCCCTACTGAACAGCTTGAATTTGGCTCTCTTGGACCATTTAGTTTCTCAGGCATGAATGAAGTATCACAGCCAAGTGATGGAAGTAGCTCCACTGGAGTATTTGATGAGCAAAGGTTTTATGCTACCTCTGCTCAACGGTCATCACCCGACCAGCCTTCCTCACCCACACCCACCACCAAAG GGGACTTTGATATTATTGCCAGATCCATGTCCTAG